The genomic DNA CGCGCGGCCGGAGTGAAGTGGAGAGCGGTGTTGCCAACGAACGTTGAAGCGGCCTCAATTTTCCGCAGCCGTCTTGCGCATTTCCACCTGATCTTCGGGGAATGGCCCGCCAATCAGGTAATCGAACGACATCACTGTATCGGCCACAAGATCGGCTTCACAGCGGAACTTCAAATTGAACCAGCGTCCCTCGCTCCTGAAGGCGGCACCGTTGGCGACAATGACATTGTCTCCCGCCACGGTTGCATCCACTGCCGAGGAGATCACCAGGTCCGGTTTGAGTTCGGGTCGTGCCTTGACAATTTCCGCCATGGCCGCGCTATGGCAAAGCTGTTCGCGCTGCCGGTCCCCTGCCAGCACCATCTTGTCTTTCGGCAAAACACGCCTGCGCGGAATCGCTACCTGCTTGCCGGATGGCAATTTGGGACCAATTCGCTGCGCGGTCTGATCGGGCCGGTCTTGTGATGAGCCTGGTGGTTTCGGCGCTTTTGATACATCTGGTATTTTTGGCAGTTCTGGCGCTGCCGCCGGGTTTGGTGGCTGTTGTTCCGTTGTCGCCCTTGGCGGCTGTTGTGTCGGCTCGGGACGCGGCTCCAGAGCAGTAACATCCAGTTCCGGCGCGGGATCGACGGCCTGTTGTTTGCGCTCGCGTGCGGCATCAATTTCGGATTGAAGCTGGTCCGGCGTCACGACCGCTACCGACATAACATCCTCTTCCGTCACCTCCTGCTGGGCAAGGGCTGGCAGGGACAGCACCCCGCCGACAATGAGGCCGTGGATGAGCAGCGATGCCAGCAGACACCAAAGTTGCGGTCCGAATTTGGAAAGGCCTCGAAAACTCATTACCGAATCCGGCTGTTGGACTGCAATACTGTCGGCATTTGCCTCGTTCTATCCGCTTACGGTATGGCCGATTTATGGTCCATTGCAACCGGATTTCAGCGGCCGGTTCTGCGTCTGCTTGCGCATTT from Pararhizobium sp. IMCC3301 includes the following:
- a CDS encoding DUF930 domain-containing protein, giving the protein MSFRGLSKFGPQLWCLLASLLIHGLIVGGVLSLPALAQQEVTEEDVMSVAVVTPDQLQSEIDAARERKQQAVDPAPELDVTALEPRPEPTQQPPRATTEQQPPNPAAAPELPKIPDVSKAPKPPGSSQDRPDQTAQRIGPKLPSGKQVAIPRRRVLPKDKMVLAGDRQREQLCHSAAMAEIVKARPELKPDLVISSAVDATVAGDNVIVANGAAFRSEGRWFNLKFRCEADLVADTVMSFDYLIGGPFPEDQVEMRKTAAEN